Proteins co-encoded in one Garra rufa chromosome 7, GarRuf1.0, whole genome shotgun sequence genomic window:
- the LOC141338846 gene encoding interferon-induced very large GTPase 1-like, translating to MNEGRHLGEDKDIEPAERIRTLFHRLHLDHKLRAADVLQINEHSLQSHESCAEEELIQTFIQKLLMMDYRARYIHVRDPSEQDHTESDSSEDLFDIFNEMSFSNKRTSQSDLIHPMDVQMAVFYCADGFLKQLMVTKLSQCQYALPLLVPDPFTRQIEFPLWTFRQINKSWWIRNTNNEIIRQTQPIYKTQTPMVFFFRFGSVSSSKSQLMNSLINEKHNTFFHRKCTHSSRTRVLMDGVVEIAWFCPSGSYDDKFTDCVAFCNLHGDAGDHEKQLQILTQMSSVNVVLLPRLDRNDRSMIKLQELYKDSKTLICLFSEDDSTIIETRKGKYKIGLKDRNQSDVSEELRRAINASVSERLSTFRLEDVSKHSDIRVDEEDDDDCRRGRAAAQQMVSLLEKKDLTKVKESFLPHQGKLWHQWSQKNRELHRPRGDETEMEISRNKTEMRKIRQQQHTFDISDFMKRFLKQMYTGREIIFFIKWLRILLDEYTSADLSALHHKYDEKWSTVLKLKENHDKPEQLKAEQTELERISEDLQAAPFGLEHIVREIGQIYESCSSVKKNKKDLQMVFSSLPSLAAEMMISGFPLELMDGDAAHVPVIWISAVLDQLIHKLGDQTRVFVLSVLGIQSSGKSTMLNAMFGLQFVMGPGRTTRGAFMQLIRVSDQIKTQIKFDYILVVDTEGLCAPELTGRSTRHHDNELATFVVGLANLTLINIFGENTYEMQDILQIVVQAFMRMKKIRLNPSCVFVHQNVSDITAGQKNMEGRRRLQKTLDAMTKLAAEEEVCDAECFSDVIRFDGQKDVKYFAQLWEGNPPMAPTNPNYCEDIHDLKMTIMTHASKSRGMMLTQLKYHITDLWEALLNEQFLFNFRNSLEISAYRKLETEYSKWSWSLHRAMMETENKLHNKIENGVIHEVEETDLHRELKQTSEEVGKSMSEFFETDRDADILIQWKRTFEIKIKELQENIVRETKKKLNEILQQRELKKKIDAQRRYHENTLYEKSRELKLKLKYKAIDEVTLKKEFDLFWEQWMKKIIRDTPAIRDVDIMRDVRKILSDVYRSVSVDHRRESRDIFTLLNYSEYVVFKNSTRYASRRVKEMFGIHPPENEAQIRSLVSDVDHQSDKMIQSFNISKMGYNISYIYQLIDYIKARLKQHEEGQVKYVFKNEFFMDLVLSVCKRANKMITDQHRLFREANDPVIYVEKKREEYYSIFLKYCH from the exons atgaatgaaggacgACACCTG GGAGAAGACAAGGACATTGAACCAGCAGAAAGAATACGAACTCTATTTCACAGACTTCATCTTGACCACAAACTGAGAGCTGCAGATGTTCTTCAGATAAATGAACATTCATTACAATCTCATGAGTCTTGTGCTGAAGAAGAGCTGATTCAGACTTTCATACAGAAACTACTGATGATGGACTACAGAGCAAGATACATTCATGTTAGAGATCCCAGTGAACAAGATCACACAGAGAGTGACTCATCTGAAGATCTgtttgatatttttaatgaaatgtctTTCTCAAACAAAAGAACCAGTCAGTCTGACCTCATTCACCCGATGGATGTCCAGATGGCTGTGTTTTATTGTGCTGATGGTTTCCTGAAGCAGCTGATGGTCACTAAACTGTCCCAGTGTCAGTACGCTCTGCCTCTGCTTGTTCCTGATCCATTCACACGACAGATTGAGTTTCCTCTCTGGACATTCAGACAAATCAACAAGAGCTGGTGGATCAGAAACACCAACAATGAGATCATCCGTCAAACCCAGCCGATCTACAAGACACAAACTCCAATGGTGTTTTTCTTCAGGTTTGGCTCTGTGTCTTCATCCAAGTCTCAGCTGATGAACAGTCTGATCAATGAGAAACACAACACGTTCTTCCACAGGAAGTGCACACACAGCAGCAGAACCAGAGTCCTGATGGATGGAGTGGTGGAGATCGCCTGGTTCTGTCCATCTGGATCATATGATGATAAATTCACTGACTGTGTAGCGTTCTGTAATCTACACGGAGATGCAGGAGACCACGAGAAACAGCTGCAGATCCTCACTCAAATGAGCTCAGTCAATGTTGTTCTTCTGCCACGACTGGACAGGAATGACAGAAGTATGATAAAACTTCAAGAACTCTACAAGGACTCAAAAACACTAATTTGTCTCTTTAGTGAAGATGATTCAACCATCATTGAGACACGAAAAGGAAAATACAAAATCGGTCTGAAAGACAGAAATCAGTCAGATGTTTCTGAAGAACTCAGAAGAGCTATAAATGCAAGTGTCTCAGAACGACTTTCCACTTTCAGACTTGAAGATGTGTCCAAACACTCAGACATCAGAGTAGATGAGGAAGATGATGATGACTGCAGGAGAGGAAGAGCAGCAGCACAGCAGATGGTGAGTTTACTGGAGAAGAAAGATCTGACGAAAGTCAAAGAATCATTTCTGCCTCATCAGGGGAAACTGTGGCATCAGTGGAGTCAGAAGAACAGAGAACTACATCGACCTCGAGGAGATGAGACAGAAATGGAAATAAgtagaaataaaacagaaatgaGGAAAATACGCCAACAACAGCATACATTTGACATCAGTGATTTTATGAAGCGTTTTCTTAAACAAATGTATACTGGTCGTgagattatattttttattaaatggcTCAGAATCCTCCTGGATGAATATACATCAGCTGATCTGTCTGCTCTACATCACAAATATGATGAAAAGTGGTCAACAGTATTAAAACTGAAAGAGAATCATGATAAACCTGAACAACTCAAAGCTGAGCAAACTGAACTTGAGAGAATATCTGAGGATCTTCAAGCGGCACCATTTGGTTTGGAGCACATCGTGAGGGAGATCGGTCAGATCTATGAATCATGTTCATCTGTGAAGAAGAACAAGAAAGACCTGCAGATGGTCTTCTCTTCTCTCCCGAGTCTCGCAGCAGAGATGATGATCTCTGGATTTCCACTGGAGCTGATGGATGGAGATGCTGCTCATGTTCCTGTGATCTGGATCTCTGCTGTTCTAGATCAACTCATCCACAAACTGGGAGATCAGACCAGAGTCTTTGTGCTGTCAGTTTTAGGGATTCAGAGCTCTGGGAAATCCACAATGCTGAATGCCATGTTTGGACTCCAGTTTGTTATGGGTCCTGGCAGGACAACCAGAGGAGCTTTCATGCAGCTGATCAGAGTCTCAGACCAGATCAAAACACAGATCAAGTTTGACTATATTCTAGTTGTTGATACTGAGGGTCTTTGTGCTCCAGAACTGACTGGAAGATCAACAAGACATCATGACAATGAATTGGCCACATTTGTTGTTGGTCTTGCAAATCTGACATTGATCAACATCTTTGGAGAAAACACATATGAGATGCAGGACATTCTTCAGATTGTTGTTCAGGCCTTCATGAggatgaagaagatcagactgaaTCCCAGCTGTGTGTTTGTGCACCAGAACGTTTCAGACATCACAGCTGGACAGAAAAACATGGAGGGAAGGAGACGACTGCAGAAGACACTGGATGCGATGACAAAACTAGCTGCTGAAGAGGAAGTCTGTGATGCAGAATGTTTCAGTGATGTTATTAGATTTGATGGTCAGAAAGATGTGAAGTATTTTGCTCAGCTCTGGGAGGGAAACCCACCAATGGCTCCAACAAACCCAAACTACTGTGAGGACATTCATGACCTGAAGATGACTATTATGACTCATGCATCAAAATCACGTGGAATGATGCTAACACAACTAAAATATCATATTACAGATCTCTGGGAGGCATTACTGAATGAACAATTCCTCTTCAACTTTAGAAATTCTCTGGAGATATCAGCCTACAGGAAACTGGAGACAGAATACAGCAAGTGGTCCTGGAGTCTTCACAGAGCCATGATGGAAACTGAGAACAAACTACACAACAAAATAGAAAATGGAGTAATTCATGAGGTTGAGGAAACTGATCTTCACAGAGAACTGAAGCAGACAAGTGAAGAAGTGGGAAAATCAATGTCTGAATTCTTTGAGACAGACAGAGATGCAGATATACTGATTCAGTGGAAAAGAACATTTGAAATCAAAATCAAAGAGCTTCAGGAAAACATTGTGAGAGAAACAAAGAAGAAATTAAATGAGATTCTTCAGCAGCGAGAACTCAAGAAAAAGATTGATGCTCAGAGGAGATATCATGAAAACACTCTCTATGAAAAGAGCAGAGAACtcaaattaaaacttaaatataaagCAATTGATGAAGTAACACTGAAGAAAGAGTTTGATTTGTTTTGGGAACAGTGGATGAAGAAGATCATCAGAGACACTCCTGCAATCAGAGACGTTGATATAATGAGAGATGTGAGAAAGATCCTCAGTGATGTCTATAGAAGTGTTTCTGTAGATCACAGGAGGGAGAGCAGGGATATTTTCACTCTGCTGAATTATTCTGAATATGTTGTTTTCAAAAATTCCACAAGATATGCTAGCAGAAGAGTTAAAGAAATGTTTGGAATTCATCCTCCAGAGAATGAAGCCCAAATAAGATCATTAGTCTCAGATGTTGATCATCAGAGTGACAAAATGATTCAGTCATTTAACATTTCAAAGATGGGCTACAACATCAGCTACATTTATCAACTCATAGATTACATCAAAGCAAGATTAAAACAACATGAGGAAGGACAAGTGAAATATGTGTTCAAGAATGAATTCTTCATGGATTTGGTTCTTTCCGTCTGTAAGAGAGCAAACAAGATGATCACTGACCAACACAGACTGTTCAGAGAAGCCAATGATCCTGTGATATATGTTGAGAAGAAGAGAGAAGAGTACTATAGTATTTTCCTGAAATACTGTCATTGA